Proteins from one Heptranchias perlo isolate sHepPer1 unplaced genomic scaffold, sHepPer1.hap1 HAP1_SCAFFOLD_133, whole genome shotgun sequence genomic window:
- the LOC137308530 gene encoding probable G-protein coupled receptor 139 → MEVLFALWDIEMIYYPILAAIGVPVNLVTIVILSRGKCGLSKCVTRYLVAMAAADLLVIITDLILRQIPIAYWSQFRFVWSIPVCNIHAVLLYAATDCSVWFTVTFTFDRFVAICCQKLKIKYCTEKTAAVVLGTVTVLSCLKDTFWYFMYTSGYVLGNEPWFCAVTPSVMASRIWAVVETLHYILTPGVPFVLILLLNALTVRHILVVSKARRRLRVHSGWESPSDPEMKSRRKSIILLFVISGNFILLWGFFMVYSIWNRMHYLGFYSVYLHEFIQELGFMFQLLSCCTNTCIYAVTQTKFREQLKNSVKFPFDLIVKFIK, encoded by the coding sequence ttaacttagtgacgattgtgatcctatctcggggaaagtgcggtctctccaaatgtgtcactcgctacctggtggccatggcagcggcggatctactggtcattatcaccgatcttatattgaggcagattccaaTTGCTTATTGGTCCCAGTTTCGATTCGTGTGGTccatccccgtgtgtaatatccacgccgtcctgctttatgcagctacagactgttctgtctggttcaccgtcacttttacctttgatcgatttgtggccatttgttgccagaagctgaaaattaagtattgcaccgagaaaacggcggctgtggttctaggaactgtgactgtgctgagctgtttaaaggacacgttctggtactttatgtatacgAGTGGCTACGTGCTTGGCAATGAACCCTGGTTCTGTGCTGTCACACCCAGTGTTATGGCTTCACGGATTTGGGCTGTTGTTGAAACCCTTCATTATATTTTAACCCCGGGGGTCCCATTTGTTcttattctgctgctcaatgctttaaccgtccGACACATTTTAGTGGTCAGCAAAGCTCGCAGGAGACTTCGTGTTCACAGCGGTTGGGAGAGTCCAAGTGACCCAGAGATGAAGAGCAGaaggaaatccattattttactgtttgttatctcggggaatttcatactGTTATGGGGATTTTTCATGGTGTATTCTATATGGAACCGAATGCATTATTTGGGCTTTTATTCAGTATATTTACATGAATTTATACAAGAATTGGGATTCATGTTCCAGCTCCTGAGCTGCTGCAcgaacacctgtatttatgctgtgacccagactaaattcagagagcagttgaagaattcaGTGAAATTTCCCTttgatctaattgttaaattcattaaatga